The following coding sequences are from one Enterococcus sp. 4G2_DIV0659 window:
- the ilvC gene encoding ketol-acid reductoisomerase, protein MAKVYYDNSVENNQLEGKTIAIIGYGSQGHAHAQNLRDNGNQVIIGIREGKSAEAARNDGFDVLSVEEASKKADVVMILAPDEIQGDLYDKEIAPNLEAGNALAFGHGFNIHFDVIEPPKDVDVFLVAPKGPGHLVRRTFTEGFAVPALFAVYQDATGKASDVALSYAKGIGATRVGVLETTFKEETETDLFGEQAVLCGGLTSLIEAGFETLTEAGYQPELAYFEVCHELKLIVDLIYEGGFEKMRNSISNTAEYGDYVSGPRVVTAEAKANMKDVLTDIQNGKFAKGFIDDNKNGFKEFNQMRKDNAGHPIEKVGAELRKMMPFVSRED, encoded by the coding sequence ATGGCAAAAGTATATTATGATAACTCAGTAGAAAACAATCAACTAGAAGGAAAAACAATCGCAATTATCGGCTACGGCTCACAAGGTCATGCTCATGCGCAAAACTTACGAGACAATGGCAATCAAGTAATTATCGGGATTCGTGAAGGAAAATCAGCCGAAGCTGCCCGTAACGATGGATTTGATGTATTATCTGTTGAAGAAGCATCTAAAAAAGCAGACGTAGTCATGATTTTAGCTCCAGATGAAATTCAAGGAGATCTTTATGACAAAGAGATTGCACCAAACTTAGAAGCAGGGAATGCTTTAGCATTTGGACATGGCTTTAATATTCATTTTGATGTAATCGAACCACCAAAAGATGTGGATGTTTTCTTAGTTGCTCCTAAAGGACCAGGACACTTGGTTCGTCGCACGTTTACAGAAGGCTTTGCCGTACCAGCATTATTTGCGGTTTATCAAGATGCAACTGGTAAAGCGAGTGATGTTGCGTTATCTTATGCAAAAGGTATTGGTGCTACACGAGTTGGTGTGTTAGAAACAACCTTTAAAGAAGAAACGGAAACAGATTTGTTCGGTGAGCAAGCGGTATTATGTGGAGGCTTGACAAGCTTGATCGAAGCGGGTTTTGAAACACTAACAGAAGCCGGCTACCAACCAGAATTAGCTTATTTTGAGGTATGTCACGAGTTGAAATTGATCGTTGACCTTATTTATGAAGGAGGATTTGAGAAGATGCGTAATTCAATCTCAAATACTGCGGAATACGGCGATTATGTTTCAGGTCCTCGAGTTGTAACAGCTGAAGCAAAAGCGAATATGAAAGACGTTTTAACAGATATCCAAAACGGTAAATTTGCGAAAGGCTTTATCGATGATAACAAAAACGGCTTTAAAGAATTCAATCAAATGCGTAAAGATAATGCTGGTCATCCAATTGAAAAAGTTGGAGCAGAATTACGTAAAATGATGCCTTTCGTTTCAAGAGAAGACTAA
- the ilvN gene encoding acetolactate synthase small subunit: protein MRRIITATVNNNSGVLNRFSGVLTRRQVNIDSISVGPTELENVSRITIVVQVADLNESEQVTKQLNKQIDVIKVSDITDEPHLERELALVKVNAPAAVRAELFSVIDPFRANVIDVGTRSVVIQVTGTSEKISAFVDVVAPYGIKQLARTGVTGFTRGNN, encoded by the coding sequence ATGAGACGAATCATTACAGCAACGGTCAATAATAATTCAGGGGTTTTAAATCGATTTAGTGGCGTTTTAACACGGAGACAGGTTAATATCGACAGCATCTCTGTGGGACCGACAGAATTAGAGAATGTTTCACGAATTACTATCGTTGTTCAAGTAGCAGATTTAAATGAAAGTGAACAAGTAACGAAACAATTAAATAAGCAAATTGATGTAATCAAAGTATCCGATATTACGGATGAACCACACCTAGAACGAGAATTAGCGTTAGTCAAAGTCAATGCACCTGCTGCTGTTCGAGCAGAGTTGTTTTCAGTGATTGATCCATTTAGAGCAAATGTGATCGATGTAGGCACACGCTCAGTTGTTATCCAAGTCACGGGAACTAGTGAAAAAATCAGTGCGTTCGTAGACGTTGTGGCACCATACGGAATCAAACAACTAGCGCGAACAGGTGTTACTGGATTTACCAGAGGCAACAACTAA
- the ilvA gene encoding threonine ammonia-lyase IlvA → MLKLTKEKVEEAYDTLKDVVTKTPLQYDMYLSQKYQCNVYLKREDLQKVRSFKLRGAYYAIKQTPHDVLKNGVVCASAGNHAQGVAFTCHEMNVAATIFMPTTTPQQKISQVKFFGGDEVTVKLIGDTFDASAKAAKEYAKANNQAFIDPFDDINIMAGQGTVAVEVFQEANESEVQVDYLLAAIGGGGLVSGVSTYTKSISPTTAVIGVEPQGAQSMRAAFDQGKPVMLANVEKFVDGAAVKQVGNLTYEHAYEYVDNLLAVDEGQVCTTILELYTKQAIVVEPAGALSVSALELMQEEIKGKNVVCIISGGNNDINRMEEIEERSLIFEGLKHYFVINFPQRPGALREFVTDILGPDDDITRFEYTKKVNRGTGPVVLGILLKDKEELPHLLEKMTMFDPHYIDLSDNPSLYALLV, encoded by the coding sequence TTGTTAAAATTAACGAAAGAAAAAGTTGAAGAAGCATATGACACACTCAAAGACGTAGTAACGAAAACACCGTTACAGTATGATATGTATCTATCACAAAAATACCAATGCAATGTTTATTTAAAAAGAGAAGACCTACAGAAAGTTCGTTCATTCAAATTAAGAGGGGCGTATTATGCAATTAAGCAGACTCCTCATGATGTGCTAAAAAATGGTGTTGTTTGCGCTAGTGCAGGGAATCACGCTCAAGGAGTTGCTTTTACTTGCCACGAGATGAATGTTGCGGCTACAATTTTTATGCCAACGACCACTCCGCAACAAAAAATTTCTCAAGTAAAATTTTTTGGCGGAGATGAAGTAACCGTAAAATTAATTGGTGACACTTTTGATGCATCTGCTAAAGCTGCTAAAGAATATGCAAAAGCTAATAACCAAGCATTTATTGATCCTTTTGATGATATAAATATTATGGCTGGACAAGGAACAGTAGCAGTAGAAGTTTTCCAAGAGGCGAATGAATCTGAAGTTCAAGTAGATTACTTGTTAGCAGCAATTGGCGGTGGAGGGTTAGTCAGTGGCGTTTCCACCTATACTAAAAGTATCAGTCCTACAACGGCTGTCATTGGTGTAGAACCACAAGGTGCACAATCAATGCGTGCGGCTTTTGACCAAGGGAAACCAGTGATGTTAGCTAACGTTGAAAAATTTGTGGATGGAGCTGCAGTGAAACAAGTTGGTAATTTAACCTATGAACATGCCTATGAATATGTTGATAATCTTTTAGCAGTGGATGAAGGGCAAGTATGTACGACGATTTTAGAATTATATACTAAGCAAGCGATTGTTGTAGAACCTGCTGGAGCATTAAGCGTTTCAGCTTTAGAATTAATGCAAGAAGAAATTAAAGGGAAAAATGTTGTGTGTATCATTAGTGGCGGAAACAATGATATAAACCGTATGGAAGAGATTGAAGAACGTTCATTGATTTTTGAAGGTCTTAAACATTATTTTGTCATCAATTTTCCACAACGCCCAGGTGCATTAAGAGAGTTTGTGACAGATATCTTAGGACCTGATGATGATATTACTCGGTTCGAGTATACCAAAAAGGTGAATCGAGGCACTGGACCTGTTGTTTTGGGTATTCTACTGAAAGATAAGGAGGAGCTACCCCATTTACTAGAAAAAATGACTATGTTTGATCCACATTATATTGATCTTAGTGATAATCCATCCTTATATGCGTTACTTGTTTAA
- a CDS encoding putative metal homeostasis protein: MEKQDLSSARRRLKCKNRKTRKRALKIIQQYKREQRHRVMASGSVG; the protein is encoded by the coding sequence ATGGAGAAACAAGATCTTTCAAGTGCACGGAGACGATTGAAGTGCAAGAATAGAAAAACAAGAAAACGAGCATTAAAAATCATTCAGCAATATAAACGGGAACAAAGACATCGAGTGATGGCTTCTGGTAGTGTTGGGTGA
- the rpsN gene encoding 30S ribosomal protein S14: MAKKSKIAKAKHQRELIKQYAEQRIKLKENKDYEALAKLPKDSNPNRLKNRDLIDGRPRAYMRKFGMSRINFRTLAHQGHIPGVHKASW, from the coding sequence ATGGCTAAAAAATCAAAAATTGCCAAAGCAAAACATCAACGAGAGCTGATTAAGCAGTACGCTGAACAACGCATCAAACTAAAAGAGAACAAAGACTACGAAGCATTAGCAAAATTACCAAAAGATTCCAATCCAAATCGCTTGAAAAACCGAGATTTGATTGATGGACGACCAAGAGCTTACATGCGTAAGTTCGGCATGTCACGGATTAATTTTAGGACATTAGCCCATCAAGGACACATTCCAGGTGTTCATAAAGCAAGTTGGTAG